The Methyloferula stellata AR4 genome includes a window with the following:
- a CDS encoding ABC transporter ATP-binding protein/permease has translation MKFLALAVALFSVAAAIIAQKTGEPLVTFMAAVGFICAVTTYRAHAISSFLKIFAAIFATETIVFGSAFLLAKLDLWPQGYEDYLPPESMPVTVAIFAILVYLLSFIPVVRAMTKIADRYFNTDEKNPARIWPLPSFTGRERHIATSMVVLLVLINQAQVGIDVRLSFFSRDWFNAIQNKDEATFWYQLFTVFCPWAFCYIASAVVELVVQSTLVIRWRRWLTDYYVTRWLAGHTHYRMSLTGAGADNPDQRISEDIARFIDGGQVGSGIYSFAILLIAKLTSLVSFAILLWDLSANFTLPYTAIAVPGFLFWVALIYAGVGTLFTHLIGRPLVALSFVRQRYEADFRFQLARLREYAEQVALLSGENAEQKSLLKSFSFIVRNYFDIIGCRKRLISFTASYGQLSPFIPYIVAAPFYFAGKITLGIMTQTARAFGSVNDALTFFVTYYVSLAEFKSVLDRLTSFDAALERAHAYGTGLRKVPEASSEEKNLDLAAFTLELPDGRVIVQSSDLQFAANEPVLLTGPSGSGKSTLFRAISGIWPFGEGTITLPANVRVMLLPQKPYIPNGSLKAAVTYPSQPDDFHDEAIREVLTAAQLDHFIDRIHDEDRWSQCLSGGEQQRVSLARALLAKPDWLFLDEATAAMEETMEAKVYEIIAERLPNTTVVSIGHRTSLVRFHKRYLDMHPAGTTGLFTPSEHVVKAAE, from the coding sequence ATGAAATTCCTCGCCCTCGCCGTCGCTCTTTTTTCCGTCGCCGCCGCGATCATCGCCCAAAAGACCGGCGAACCGCTGGTCACCTTCATGGCCGCCGTCGGCTTCATTTGCGCCGTCACGACCTATCGCGCCCATGCGATTTCGAGTTTTTTGAAAATCTTCGCGGCGATTTTCGCAACCGAGACGATCGTTTTCGGGAGCGCCTTTCTCCTCGCGAAGTTGGACCTCTGGCCGCAAGGATATGAGGATTACCTGCCGCCGGAAAGCATGCCGGTGACCGTCGCCATTTTTGCGATCCTGGTTTATCTGCTGTCCTTCATCCCGGTCGTCCGCGCGATGACGAAAATAGCCGACCGCTATTTCAACACGGATGAGAAAAACCCGGCGCGCATCTGGCCTCTGCCGTCTTTCACGGGACGCGAGCGGCATATAGCGACCAGCATGGTCGTTCTTCTGGTGCTGATCAACCAGGCGCAGGTCGGTATCGACGTGCGCCTGTCGTTTTTCTCACGCGATTGGTTCAATGCGATCCAGAACAAGGACGAAGCAACTTTCTGGTATCAGCTCTTCACGGTTTTTTGCCCCTGGGCTTTTTGTTACATCGCATCGGCCGTCGTCGAACTGGTCGTCCAATCGACCCTCGTCATCCGCTGGCGGCGCTGGCTTACGGATTATTATGTCACCCGCTGGCTCGCGGGACATACGCATTACCGCATGTCACTCACGGGCGCCGGCGCCGATAATCCAGATCAACGTATCTCCGAGGATATAGCGCGCTTCATCGATGGCGGACAGGTCGGCTCCGGCATCTATTCCTTTGCGATCCTTTTGATCGCCAAACTGACATCGCTCGTCTCCTTCGCCATTCTTTTGTGGGATCTGTCGGCAAATTTCACGCTTCCCTACACGGCCATCGCGGTCCCTGGTTTTCTCTTCTGGGTCGCCTTGATCTATGCGGGCGTCGGCACTTTGTTCACGCATCTGATCGGACGGCCTCTCGTCGCCCTATCCTTCGTGCGGCAGCGCTATGAAGCCGATTTCCGCTTTCAGCTCGCACGGCTGCGCGAATATGCCGAGCAGGTTGCGCTTCTTTCCGGCGAAAATGCCGAACAAAAATCCCTGTTGAAATCCTTTTCGTTCATCGTCCGAAATTATTTCGACATCATCGGCTGCCGCAAACGACTGATCTCTTTTACGGCTTCCTACGGCCAGCTCAGCCCGTTCATTCCCTATATCGTGGCGGCGCCATTCTATTTCGCCGGCAAGATCACCCTCGGCATCATGACGCAGACGGCGCGCGCCTTTGGAAGCGTCAACGACGCGCTGACATTCTTCGTGACCTATTATGTGTCGCTCGCGGAATTCAAATCGGTCCTCGATCGTCTGACCTCCTTCGATGCCGCGCTCGAACGCGCCCATGCCTATGGCACGGGCCTGCGCAAGGTTCCCGAGGCTTCGAGCGAGGAAAAAAATCTCGATTTAGCCGCTTTCACTTTGGAGCTGCCGGACGGTCGCGTGATCGTTCAAAGCAGCGATCTGCAATTTGCCGCGAACGAACCCGTGCTTCTTACCGGGCCGTCCGGCTCCGGCAAATCCACACTGTTTCGCGCAATCTCTGGCATCTGGCCCTTCGGCGAGGGTACGATCACCCTGCCTGCCAATGTCCGCGTGATGCTCCTGCCGCAAAAACCCTATATTCCAAACGGCAGCCTTAAGGCGGCGGTCACTTATCCATCGCAACCGGATGATTTTCACGACGAGGCCATCCGCGAGGTTCTGACCGCGGCTCAGCTCGATCACTTCATCGACAGAATCCACGACGAGGATCGGTGGTCGCAATGCCTGTCGGGCGGCGAACAGCAGCGCGTCTCTCTCGCCCGCGCCTTACTCGCAAAGCCGGATTGGCTGTTTCTGGACGAAGCGACAGCCGCCATGGAAGAAACCATGGAAGCCAAGGTCTATGAGATCATCGCCGAGCGCTTACCCAATACGACCGTGGTTTCGATCGGCCATCGCACCAGCCTCGTGCGGTTCCACAAGCGCTATCTCGACATGCACCCGGCGGGCACCACCGGGCTCTTCACGCCGTCCGAGCATGTCGTGAAGGCGGCGGAATAA
- the groL gene encoding chaperonin GroEL (60 kDa chaperone family; promotes refolding of misfolded polypeptides especially under stressful conditions; forms two stacked rings of heptamers to form a barrel-shaped 14mer; ends can be capped by GroES; misfolded proteins enter the barrel where they are refolded when GroES binds) — protein MAAKDVRFSSDARDRMLRGVDILANAVRVTLGPKGRNVVIEKSYGAPRITKDGVTVAKEIELADKFENLGAQLVREVASKQNDVAGDGTTTATILAASIVREGAKAVAAGLNPMDLKRGVDLAVEAVVADLKANSKKVTSNDEIAQVGTISANGDVSVGTMISTAMQKVGNEGVITVEEAKSLDTELDVVEGMQFDRGYLSPYFITNPDKMVAELEEPYILVHEKKLSSLQAMLPVLEAVVQTGKPLVIIAEDVEGEALATLVVNKLRGGLKVAAVKAPGFGDRRKAMLEDIAILTAGQLISEDLGIKLENVTLQMLGRAKRIRIDKENTTIIDGAGAKAEIEARIGQIKNLIAETTSDYDREKAQERLAKLAGGVAVIRVGGATEVEVKEKKDRVDDALNATRAAVEEGVSPGGGVALLRAIKALDNLKVANPDQKTGIDIVRKAIQTPARQIVDNSGGDGAVVVGKLIENPSYSFGYDAQTGEYGDMVKLGIIDPTKVVRTALQDAASVAGLLITTEATITEAPKKDAPAMPMGGGGMGGMGGMDF, from the coding sequence ATGGCAGCCAAAGACGTACGTTTTTCGTCCGATGCGCGTGATCGCATGTTGCGCGGCGTGGACATTCTCGCCAATGCGGTGCGTGTGACCCTCGGTCCCAAGGGCCGTAACGTAGTCATCGAGAAGTCATATGGTGCACCGCGCATCACCAAGGACGGCGTGACTGTCGCCAAGGAAATCGAACTTGCCGACAAGTTCGAGAACCTCGGCGCCCAGCTTGTCCGTGAAGTCGCTTCCAAGCAGAACGACGTTGCCGGTGACGGCACGACCACGGCGACGATCCTCGCCGCCTCCATCGTCCGCGAAGGTGCCAAGGCAGTGGCCGCCGGCCTCAACCCGATGGATCTGAAGCGCGGTGTTGACCTCGCGGTCGAAGCCGTCGTCGCCGATCTCAAGGCCAATTCCAAGAAGGTCACGTCGAACGACGAGATCGCCCAAGTCGGCACGATTTCAGCCAATGGCGACGTATCTGTCGGCACGATGATCTCGACCGCCATGCAAAAGGTCGGCAACGAGGGCGTGATCACGGTCGAAGAGGCGAAGAGCCTCGACACCGAGCTCGATGTCGTCGAGGGCATGCAGTTCGACCGCGGCTATCTCTCGCCCTACTTCATCACCAATCCCGACAAGATGGTGGCGGAACTCGAGGAGCCCTACATCCTCGTGCATGAGAAGAAGCTTTCGTCGCTCCAGGCCATGCTGCCTGTGCTCGAAGCCGTCGTTCAAACCGGCAAGCCGCTCGTGATCATCGCCGAGGACGTCGAAGGCGAAGCACTCGCGACCCTCGTCGTCAACAAGCTGCGCGGTGGCCTCAAGGTCGCGGCCGTCAAGGCGCCGGGCTTCGGCGATCGCCGCAAGGCCATGCTCGAAGACATCGCCATCCTGACGGCTGGTCAGCTGATCTCCGAGGATCTCGGCATCAAGCTCGAAAACGTGACCCTGCAGATGCTCGGCCGCGCCAAGCGGATTCGCATCGACAAGGAGAATACGACGATCATCGACGGCGCCGGCGCCAAGGCTGAGATCGAGGCCCGTATCGGCCAGATCAAGAACCTGATCGCCGAGACCACCTCCGATTACGATCGCGAAAAGGCGCAGGAACGTCTCGCCAAGCTCGCGGGCGGCGTCGCGGTCATTCGCGTCGGCGGCGCGACCGAAGTCGAAGTGAAGGAAAAGAAGGATCGCGTGGACGACGCTCTCAATGCGACGCGCGCGGCGGTCGAAGAAGGTGTGTCTCCCGGCGGTGGCGTCGCGCTTCTGCGCGCCATCAAGGCGCTCGATAACCTCAAGGTTGCCAATCCCGATCAAAAGACCGGTATCGACATCGTCCGCAAGGCGATCCAGACCCCGGCCCGACAGATCGTCGACAATTCCGGCGGCGATGGCGCCGTGGTCGTCGGCAAGCTCATTGAGAACCCGTCTTATTCCTTTGGTTATGACGCGCAGACCGGGGAATATGGGGACATGGTGAAACTCGGCATCATCGACCCGACCAAGGTCGTCCGGACGGCTCTGCAAGATGCCGCTTCGGTCGCCGGTCTTTTGATCACCACCGAAGCAACCATCACGGAAGCGCCGAAGAAGGATGCCCCTGCGATGCCGATGGGCGGTGGCGGCATGGGCGGCATGGGCGGCATGGACTTCTAA
- a CDS encoding 2Fe-2S iron-sulfur cluster-binding protein has protein sequence MVKITYIDSYGESRSVEAEEGTTVMENAIRNSIPEIVAECGGGCACATCHVYVDEAWYPLTGQPSTKEEDMLDFAYKVQPNSRLSCQIKVTPELDGLVVTTPSRQG, from the coding sequence ATGGTCAAAATCACTTACATTGATTCTTATGGTGAATCTCGATCCGTCGAGGCCGAGGAAGGCACGACGGTCATGGAAAATGCCATCCGCAATTCGATCCCCGAGATCGTCGCCGAATGCGGCGGGGGCTGCGCTTGCGCGACCTGCCACGTCTATGTCGACGAGGCTTGGTATCCGCTGACGGGCCAGCCTTCGACGAAGGAAGAGGACATGCTCGATTTCGCTTATAAGGTCCAGCCGAATTCCCGCCTGTCGTGCCAGATCAAGGTCACGCCGGAGCTCGATGGCCTCGTCGTGACCACACCCAGCCGGCAGGGCTGA
- a CDS encoding organic hydroperoxide resistance protein, producing the protein MAAYTIKPLVTATATNTGGRNGHSETTDHSVSVDLSVRKEMGGPGLPNTTTPEHLFAAGYAACFGGALEFVAHQHKKDVSGTVVTCETSVGPREGGGFGIAVKMHVKVPKLSADEARPLVEETHEKVCPYSHATRGNIDFALEVEGA; encoded by the coding sequence ATGGCTGCTTATACGATCAAACCGCTTGTGACGGCGACGGCGACCAACACCGGCGGACGCAACGGCCATTCCGAGACGACCGACCATTCGGTCTCGGTCGATCTCTCCGTCCGCAAGGAAATGGGCGGTCCTGGCCTGCCGAACACGACGACGCCGGAGCATCTTTTCGCGGCCGGCTATGCGGCCTGCTTCGGTGGCGCTCTGGAGTTCGTGGCGCATCAGCACAAGAAAGACGTGTCGGGCACGGTCGTCACCTGCGAGACTTCGGTCGGTCCGCGCGAGGGCGGCGGTTTCGGCATCGCCGTCAAGATGCATGTGAAAGTGCCGAAGCTGTCCGCGGACGAAGCACGCCCCTTGGTGGAAGAGACGCACGAGAAAGTTTGCCCCTATAGCCATGCGACGCGCGGCAATATCGATTTCGCGCTTGAGGTCGAAGGCGCGTAA
- a CDS encoding NAD(P)/FAD-dependent oxidoreductase yields the protein MAESIQTDVVIVGAGPVGLFAVFELGLLDVRCHLIDILPKPGGQCAELYPEKPIYDIPGHPNVSGQGLVDNLMKQIEPFRPTLHYGEMVEALEVLGTPEAPSFRVRTDNGQSFECKTVIVAAGGGCFQPKKPPIDGIEAYEGKSVFYAVRKMEDFRDKHVVIVGGGDSALDWTLNLHPLAKRITLVHRRDDFRAAPHSVNAMRELVAAGKMDLKIGQIEALTGADGVLSGATLLGADKTKTEIACERLIPFFGLTMKLGPIGEWGLNLNENLIPVDTEKFETNVPGIFAIGDINTYPGKLKLILCGFHEGALAAQRIHRYVYPDKKLTFQYTTSSSSLQKKLGVN from the coding sequence ATGGCAGAGAGCATTCAAACCGACGTCGTCATTGTCGGGGCCGGGCCGGTCGGGCTTTTCGCCGTGTTCGAATTGGGACTCCTCGATGTCAGATGCCATTTGATCGATATTCTGCCGAAGCCCGGCGGCCAATGCGCCGAGCTCTATCCGGAAAAGCCCATCTACGACATTCCCGGCCATCCGAATGTGAGCGGCCAGGGCCTCGTCGATAATCTCATGAAGCAGATCGAGCCTTTCCGGCCGACCCTTCATTATGGCGAGATGGTCGAGGCGCTCGAGGTTCTCGGCACGCCGGAGGCGCCGTCTTTTCGGGTGCGCACCGACAATGGCCAGAGCTTCGAATGCAAGACTGTGATCGTCGCGGCAGGCGGCGGCTGTTTCCAGCCCAAGAAGCCGCCGATCGACGGCATCGAAGCCTATGAAGGCAAATCGGTCTTCTATGCCGTGCGCAAGATGGAAGATTTCCGCGATAAACATGTCGTGATCGTCGGCGGCGGCGATTCCGCCCTCGACTGGACCTTGAACCTGCATCCGCTGGCCAAACGCATCACGCTCGTCCATCGCCGCGACGACTTCCGCGCCGCGCCGCATTCGGTCAATGCGATGCGCGAGCTTGTCGCCGCCGGGAAAATGGATTTGAAGATCGGCCAGATCGAGGCTTTGACCGGAGCCGACGGAGTTTTGTCGGGCGCGACCTTGCTCGGCGCGGACAAAACCAAAACCGAAATCGCCTGCGAGCGGCTGATCCCCTTTTTCGGCCTCACCATGAAGCTCGGACCGATCGGCGAGTGGGGCTTGAACCTCAACGAGAACCTGATCCCCGTCGACACGGAAAAATTCGAGACCAATGTGCCGGGCATTTTTGCGATCGGCGACATCAATACCTATCCTGGAAAGTTGAAGCTCATTTTGTGCGGCTTCCACGAGGGCGCGCTCGCCGCGCAAAGAATCCATCGCTACGTCTATCCGGATAAGAAGCTCACCTTCCAATACACGACGTCATCGTCGAGTCTGCAGAAGAAGCTCGGGGTGAATTAG
- a CDS encoding peptidoglycan recognition protein family protein, with protein MSFSANSLLVGDVRPSPNHGDRKSGRVDAVILHYTGMASGEAALQWLCDPASQVSAHYVIAEDGQVIQLVPELRRAWHAGQSIWAGERDMNSASIGIEIVNLGHDGGAPAFPQAQIEAVIALCKDVAARHQIPAARILAHSDVAPDRKADPGEYFPWDLLAASGVGHYVKPHPIEEGPRLERGMHGVEVEKLQALLSMYGYGLRVSNLYGPKTENVVRAFQRHFRPALVDGIADQSTIETLRALLASLPR; from the coding sequence ATGAGTTTTTCCGCGAATAGTCTGCTTGTCGGCGATGTCCGCCCGTCGCCGAACCATGGGGACCGCAAAAGCGGCCGGGTCGATGCCGTCATTTTGCATTACACGGGCATGGCTTCGGGCGAGGCCGCGCTGCAATGGCTCTGCGATCCGGCATCCCAGGTTTCCGCGCATTATGTGATCGCGGAAGACGGGCAGGTGATTCAGCTTGTGCCGGAATTGCGGCGGGCCTGGCACGCCGGCCAATCGATCTGGGCCGGCGAACGCGACATGAATTCGGCCTCGATCGGAATCGAGATCGTCAATCTCGGCCATGACGGCGGCGCGCCCGCATTTCCGCAAGCGCAGATCGAGGCGGTGATTGCACTCTGCAAGGACGTCGCGGCGCGCCATCAGATTCCGGCGGCGCGCATTCTCGCCCATTCGGACGTCGCACCCGACCGCAAGGCCGATCCCGGCGAATATTTTCCATGGGATTTGCTCGCCGCGAGCGGCGTCGGCCATTATGTCAAGCCACATCCGATCGAAGAGGGCCCCCGCCTTGAGCGCGGCATGCATGGGGTCGAAGTCGAGAAGCTGCAGGCGCTGCTCTCCATGTATGGCTACGGCCTGCGCGTTTCCAATCTTTATGGGCCCAAAACCGAAAATGTCGTGCGGGCCTTCCAGCGCCATTTCCGGCCGGCGCTTGTCGATGGTATTGCCGATCAATCGACGATCGAAACGCTGCGCGCGCTTCTCGCGAGTCTGCCGCGATAA
- the groES gene encoding co-chaperone GroES — MNFRPLHDRVVVKRLEGQEKTKGGIIIPDNAKEKPQEGEIIAVGPGGRDETGKITPLDVKAGDKVLFGKWSGTEVKIDGQDLLIMKESDIMGVIA, encoded by the coding sequence ATGAATTTTCGTCCCCTGCATGACCGTGTGGTCGTCAAGCGTCTTGAAGGTCAGGAAAAGACCAAGGGCGGGATCATCATTCCCGACAACGCGAAAGAGAAACCCCAGGAAGGCGAAATCATCGCCGTTGGTCCTGGCGGCCGCGATGAGACCGGCAAAATCACTCCCCTCGATGTCAAGGCCGGCGACAAGGTGCTGTTCGGCAAATGGTCCGGCACCGAAGTCAAGATCGACGGCCAAGACCTCCTCATCATGAAGGAGAGCGACATCATGGGTGTCATCGCCTAA
- a CDS encoding Hpt domain-containing protein: MQMPALDLGHLEAQTLGDEALERQLLALFRVQARQILFELQNGTFKSPKVGADFAHLLKGSALAIGATRVAAMAGAYENLAASPHDAGPASVVLDALAKAVADVLAAIDRRIGP, translated from the coding sequence ATGCAAATGCCAGCGCTCGATCTCGGCCATCTCGAGGCTCAAACCCTAGGCGACGAGGCCTTGGAGCGGCAGCTCTTGGCCTTGTTTCGCGTGCAAGCCAGGCAAATCCTGTTCGAGCTTCAAAACGGTACTTTTAAATCGCCCAAGGTCGGTGCCGATTTCGCGCATCTGCTCAAGGGCTCCGCTCTTGCGATCGGCGCCACCCGCGTCGCCGCCATGGCCGGCGCTTACGAAAATCTCGCCGCATCCCCACATGATGCTGGCCCGGCATCTGTCGTTCTCGACGCTCTGGCAAAGGCCGTCGCGGACGTGCTCGCCGCGATCGACCGGCGCATCGGTCCCTGA
- a CDS encoding GNAT family N-acetyltransferase — protein MTERSPLFDPPVLLTEAHDSSAFDSGEPALDDWLRRRAWNNLQIAASRTYVACPIGSPKIAGYFALSMGQILAQDATGSMRRNMPNHIPAVILGRLAIDRTWQGQGLGRALLADAVRRSLHASHEISARLVIVHAISAAAEAFYLHHGFTRLPVEIPTLALDLIKLQKLGKLS, from the coding sequence GTGACTGAGAGGTCACCTCTCTTCGACCCTCCTGTTCTTTTGACGGAAGCTCACGACAGTTCGGCTTTCGACTCCGGCGAACCTGCGCTCGACGACTGGCTGCGCCGGCGCGCATGGAACAATCTGCAAATCGCAGCGAGCCGGACTTACGTCGCCTGCCCTATCGGCTCGCCTAAAATCGCCGGCTATTTTGCCCTGAGCATGGGACAAATCCTCGCGCAGGACGCAACAGGCTCAATGCGGCGAAATATGCCAAACCATATACCGGCAGTCATACTCGGGCGGCTTGCCATCGACCGAACCTGGCAAGGCCAAGGATTAGGCCGCGCCCTTCTCGCTGATGCCGTCCGGCGTTCCCTACATGCTTCGCACGAAATTTCGGCGCGGCTCGTCATCGTTCACGCGATCTCCGCAGCGGCTGAAGCCTTCTATCTTCATCACGGTTTCACGCGCCTGCCGGTCGAGATCCCAACGCTGGCGCTCGATCTCATCAAGCTTCAGAAGCTCGGCAAATTATCCTAG
- a CDS encoding Do family serine endopeptidase: MGLFAFSELRVVTPSKHALAGRLRRANLAFACALGLSLIASPAALVAPAFAKGPDSLADLSDQVSDAVVNISATQTMEDKHASAAPQLEPGTPFDDLFEEFFRRRQQGGGSGGNNDTPLPRPRERKSNSLGSGFVIDPSGIIITNNHVIADANDITVIFTDGQKLKAQIIGKDSKVDVAVLRVKPEKPLKSVKFGDSEKMRVGDWVLAVGNPFGLGGTVTAGIISAHHRNIESGPYDNYIQTDAAINKGNSGGPLFNMDGEVIGINTAILSPSGGSIGIGFATPAATVMPVIDQLQKFGETRRGWLGVRIQNVDESIAESLNLGPVHGALVAGTDDKGPAKAAGIQAGDVIVKFDGTDIKESRDLPKVVASAPVGKDVAVVVMRQGKELTKTVKLGRLEDNEKLASLETKAPETSKALPPTPVEKAFGMEFSSLSSAARQKFSIGESVATGVVVTDVDPESPAAEKNIQPGEVILEINQIPVKDPSEVSAKIKALKEGGKKSALFLIANTQGEVRFVALSMQ, encoded by the coding sequence ATGGGTTTGTTTGCCTTTTCAGAGCTGCGGGTCGTCACGCCATCAAAACATGCCTTGGCTGGCCGACTGCGCCGCGCGAACTTGGCCTTCGCCTGCGCGCTCGGTCTGTCGCTTATTGCCTCGCCGGCCGCTCTTGTCGCGCCCGCCTTTGCCAAAGGACCCGATTCTCTCGCCGATCTCTCCGATCAAGTCAGCGATGCGGTCGTGAATATTTCGGCGACGCAGACGATGGAAGACAAACATGCCTCGGCCGCGCCGCAGCTCGAACCGGGTACGCCTTTTGACGATCTCTTCGAAGAATTCTTCCGCCGCCGTCAGCAAGGCGGCGGCAGCGGCGGCAATAATGATACGCCATTGCCGCGTCCGCGCGAGCGCAAGTCGAATTCGCTTGGCTCAGGCTTCGTGATCGATCCCTCCGGGATCATCATCACCAATAATCACGTCATCGCCGACGCCAATGATATCACCGTCATCTTCACCGACGGCCAAAAGCTGAAGGCACAAATCATCGGCAAGGATTCCAAGGTCGATGTCGCGGTCCTTCGCGTGAAACCCGAAAAGCCGCTGAAATCCGTCAAATTTGGCGACAGCGAGAAAATGCGCGTCGGCGATTGGGTGCTGGCGGTCGGCAATCCATTCGGCCTCGGCGGCACGGTGACGGCCGGCATCATCTCGGCGCATCACCGCAATATCGAATCGGGTCCCTACGACAATTACATTCAGACCGACGCGGCGATCAATAAAGGCAATTCCGGCGGGCCTCTGTTCAACATGGACGGCGAGGTGATCGGCATCAATACGGCGATCCTGTCTCCTTCGGGCGGCTCGATCGGCATTGGTTTCGCCACGCCTGCCGCGACCGTCATGCCGGTCATCGACCAATTGCAGAAATTTGGCGAGACGCGGCGCGGCTGGCTCGGTGTCCGCATTCAAAACGTCGATGAGAGCATCGCGGAAAGCCTCAACCTCGGCCCGGTTCACGGCGCGCTTGTCGCCGGCACCGACGACAAGGGCCCTGCGAAGGCGGCAGGCATCCAGGCCGGCGACGTCATCGTCAAATTCGACGGGACCGACATCAAGGAATCGCGCGACCTGCCGAAGGTCGTCGCCTCCGCGCCGGTCGGCAAGGACGTTGCCGTCGTCGTCATGCGCCAGGGCAAAGAACTGACCAAAACCGTCAAACTCGGCCGCCTCGAAGACAATGAGAAGCTTGCCTCGCTCGAAACGAAGGCCCCTGAAACCAGCAAGGCCTTGCCTCCGACGCCGGTCGAAAAAGCTTTCGGCATGGAGTTTTCGAGCCTCAGCAGCGCCGCGCGGCAAAAATTCTCCATCGGCGAGAGCGTGGCCACAGGCGTCGTCGTCACCGATGTCGATCCGGAGTCGCCGGCCGCCGAGAAAAATATTCAGCCCGGCGAGGTGATCCTGGAAATCAATCAGATCCCCGTGAAGGACCCGTCCGAGGTATCGGCCAAGATCAAAGCCCTGAAGGAGGGCGGCAAGAAATCGGCGCTGTTCCTCATCGCCAATACGCAAGGCGAGGTGCGCTTCGTCGCGCTCTCAATGCAATAG
- a CDS encoding integration host factor subunit alpha — protein sequence MQQSSKSSKIRKTTTRADLLEAVYSSSPVLSRAQAREIFEIALEEISDALVRGESVKLRSFGLFAVRSKRERIGRNPRTGVEVPITPRRVLTFKPSPVLTASINGTALPQEAEADAE from the coding sequence GTGCAGCAATCGTCGAAATCGTCAAAGATTCGAAAAACTACGACGCGCGCGGATCTTCTGGAGGCTGTCTATAGTTCGAGTCCCGTTCTCTCTCGCGCACAGGCACGCGAAATTTTTGAAATCGCGCTTGAAGAAATTTCAGATGCTTTGGTTCGCGGCGAAAGCGTCAAACTCCGTTCATTCGGTCTTTTCGCGGTCCGTAGCAAACGCGAGCGAATCGGGCGCAATCCACGCACAGGCGTTGAAGTGCCGATCACGCCGAGACGCGTGCTGACGTTCAAACCTTCTCCGGTTTTAACCGCGAGCATCAATGGGACAGCCCTGCCGCAAGAGGCGGAAGCCGACGCGGAATAA
- a CDS encoding c-type cytochrome gives MAMSCLQRVGVIAFLMALPAAAAAARADTQELEQRGAYLVQITGCAGCHSPRDSEGEIIADKRLTGGDRALPVTDIGRFYPPNITPDEETGIGDWSAEDIVKALKSGETPLGRVLLPAMPWRTQFKDLTQDDALAIATYLKSLPPVRHRTPAPLAPLKGSAPQP, from the coding sequence ATGGCAATGTCTTGCTTGCAGCGGGTTGGCGTGATTGCGTTTCTTATGGCGTTGCCCGCGGCGGCGGCGGCGGCGCGCGCCGATACGCAGGAGCTCGAGCAGAGAGGCGCCTATCTCGTCCAGATCACCGGCTGTGCCGGCTGCCATTCGCCGAGGGACTCGGAGGGCGAGATCATCGCGGACAAACGCTTGACCGGCGGTGACCGCGCGCTGCCAGTGACCGATATCGGCCGATTCTATCCGCCGAATATCACACCCGACGAGGAGACGGGTATCGGCGATTGGAGTGCCGAGGATATTGTCAAGGCCTTGAAGAGCGGCGAGACCCCTCTGGGCCGCGTCCTGTTGCCCGCCATGCCATGGCGGACGCAATTTAAAGACCTGACCCAAGACGACGCCTTGGCGATTGCGACCTATCTCAAATCGCTCCCGCCGGTCCGCCATCGAACCCCGGCGCCGCTGGCGCCGTTGAAGGGGTCGGCTCCCCAGCCTTAA
- a CDS encoding DUF1778 domain-containing protein — MKEQPSLAEVNIHLRARAQDKELIDQAAELVGANRSQFMLASALKEAKNILLDQSTIHADAKAFQKVMDWMDSPATPAEAAGMKRILKSKAPWRRD, encoded by the coding sequence ATGAAGGAGCAGCCGTCACTCGCCGAGGTCAATATTCATCTGCGCGCCCGCGCGCAGGATAAGGAACTCATTGACCAAGCGGCAGAGCTAGTCGGCGCGAATCGCTCGCAATTCATGCTGGCCTCTGCTCTGAAAGAAGCCAAAAACATTCTTCTCGATCAATCGACCATTCATGCCGATGCCAAAGCCTTTCAAAAGGTGATGGATTGGATGGATAGCCCAGCGACTCCCGCCGAAGCCGCCGGCATGAAGCGCATCCTTAAATCCAAAGCGCCTTGGCGACGTGACTGA